The DNA sequence AGGTGTTCACGCCGCTGGCGATGTTCGGCATCGTCATCGTCGCGGGCTACCTGCTCTTTGCGCTCCAGCGGACCGTCTTCGGTCCGTACCACCTCGAAACCGACTACGAGGTGGGCCACGCCCCGCTGCACGACGTCGCCCCGATGTTCGTGCTGCTCGGACTGATCATCCTGCTTGGCGTGGCGCCGGACGTGATCTTCGAGATGATAACCGACGCTGTCGATCCGATTATCGCGAACGGAGGTGAACTGTAATGGCACTCCTCGAACTCCCCGAGTGGACGGCGCTCGCACCCGTCCTGCTCCTGGTCGGGACCGCGATGGCACTGTTCCTCATCGATAGCATCTCGCCTCGATCGACGAACCGGGCGCTGCTGGCGGGGACCGCGACCGCCGGTTCGCTGGCCTCGCTCGGCGTCGCCGCGTGGTTCATCGCCGCGGGCGTCGGCGCCACCGGCGTCGAGAGCACCGGCGCGATCGAACTGTTCGACGGGCAACTCGTCGTCGACGGCCTGGCGCTGTACTTCACGATGATCGTCGCGATCGTGACGGCGCTGGTCTCGGTCGCGAGCTACGACTACCTGCAGGATCACACCTACCAGGCCGAGTACTACTCGCTGGTCATGCTCGCGGCGACCGGGATGGCGACGATGGCGACCGCGAACAGCCTCGTGACGATCTTCATCGCCATGGAGCTGTCGAGTCTGCCGTCGTACGCGCTCGTCTCGATCCTCAAGGACAACCGCGGGAGCGTCGAGGCCGGCCTGAAGTACTTCCTGATCGGCGCGCTCTCGTCGGCCATCTTCGTCTACGGGATCAGCCTCGTCTACGGCGCGACCGGGAGCCTGCAACTCGACGCGATCGCGAACGTGATCGTGGGCGGCTCCGACGCGGTCGCAGGCGGGATCGAGCCGGGTTCGGGCCACGACGTCGCCGAACTGGGCGGCCTGCTCGGACTCGGCATCCTGATGCTCGTCGGCGGCTTCGCGTTCAAGACCGCGAGCGTCCCGTTCCACTTCTGGGCGCCCGAAGCCTACGAGGGCGCGCCGGCCCCGATTTCGGCGTTCCTCTCGTCGGCCTCGAAGGCCGCCGGCTTCGTGATCGCGTTCCGCGTGTTCACGACGGCGTTCCCGCTCGAGGCGACGACCGAGGTGATCGGGATCGAGTGGACCTGGGCCTTCGTCATCCTCGCGATCGTCACGATGACGGTCGGGAACTTCGCGGCGGCGACCCAGGACAACGTCAAGCGGATGCTCGCGTACTCCTCGATCGGCCACGCCGGCTACGTGTTGATCGGCCTGGCCGGAGTGACCGCCGACGGCGGCGAGGTCGTGATGAGCGCGGCGATGATGCACCTGCTGGTCTACGGCTTCATGAACACGGGTGCGTTCCTGTTCGTCGCGCTGGCCGAACACTGGGGCGTCGGTCGCACCTTCGAGGACTACGGCGGCCTGGCGAACCGGGCTCCGGTCGCCTGCGTCGCCCTCGGCATCTTCATGTTCAGCCTCGCGGGCGTGCCGCCGCTGGGTGGCTTCTGGAGCAAGTACTTCCTGTTCACCGGGGCGCTCCAGGTCGGCACCACCGCCATGCTCGTCGTCGCCGCGGCGCTGGTGGTCAACAGCGCGCTCTCGCTGTACTACTACTCGCGGCTGGTGAAGGCCGTCTGGATCGAAGAGCCGATCGTCGAGCGCGACGCGCTCACCCAGCCGACCGCACTGTACGCGGCGATCGTCGTCGCGGCGGTGATGACGGTCGTCCTGCTCCCTGCGTTCGGACCGGTCGCCGATACCGCATCTGAAGCGGCGGCCGCCGTCCTCGGCTGAAATCGCCGACCCGGTAGCTTTTACCCGTCGCGCTCGCAAGCCGCGATATATGGGTTTCCGGCTGGTGCTCGGCTGTGGGTCCGTCGGTCAGCGGGTCGTCGAACGGCTTTCCGACGGGCACCGTCTCCTCGTAATCACCGAGGACCAGCGCACGGTCGAGACCCTGCGCGACGAGAGCGTCCCGGCGCGCCGCGGTGATCCCACCGATCGATCGGTCATCGCCGACCTCGAGACGCCAGGCGTGATCTTCGTGGCCGCCGACCGGACCGACGTCAACCGCGCCGCACTCGAACACGCCCGGGCGGAGTTTCCGTCGTCCTCGATCGTCGTCTACATGGGCGGGAACGCGACCGAAACCGACCGACGGGAGTGTCGCGCCCTCGCGGACCACGTCGTCGACGCCGAAGCGGCGATGGTCGACCAGGTGCTCGCCGAAACCACGACCACGTCCGCCGAGGCCGCCATCGAACTCCGGGCACAACTGCAGACGATCGACGGTCGGCTGGGGGTGATGATGCACGACAACCCGGACCCGGACGCGATCGCGAGCGCGGTCGCGCTGGTCGACATCGCGGCGTCGGTCGGCGTCGACGCCGACGCCTGTTACTACGGCGAGATCTCCCACCAGGAGAACCGGGCGATGGTCAACCTGCTGGATCTCGACCTGCGGAATCTCGCGCCGGACGACTCCCTGTCGGAGTACGAGGCGTTCGCCCTGATCGATCACTCCAGGCCCGGGGTCAACGACCAACTGCCGGACGACCTCCACGCCGACATCGTCATCGACCACCACCCGCCCCGCGGGCCGGTCCCCGGGGAGTTCGTCGACCTTCGAGAGTACGTCGGCGCGACCAGTACCGTCCTGACGGAGTATCTCGATCGGTTCGACGTCCCGTTCGATTCGGCGACGGCGACGGCACTGCTGTACGGCATCCGCGTCGACACGAACGACTTCACCCGCGAGGTGTCCGCCGCGGACTTCAACGCCGCGTCGTTGCTGTGGCCCCACGTCGACACGACCGTCCTGCGCCAGATCGAACAGCCGACCGTCGAGGGCGAGACCCTGGAGACGATCGCGCGGGCGATCAAGAACCGTGACCAGCGCGATTCGGTCGCGGTCGCGAGCGTCGGCCGGATCGGGAACCGCGACGCCCTGCCGCAGGCCGCCGACCAGTTGCTCGCGATGGAGGGCGTCGAGACGACCCTCGTCTTCGGGTTCATGGACGAAATGGCGTTCCTCTCGGCTCGATCGCGGGCCGGCGACGTCGACCTCGGCGAGACCCTGCGGGACGCGTTCGACCAGATCGGGAGCGCGGGCGGCCACGCCGACATGGCCGGCGCGCAACTCGAGATCGGCATCCTCGCCAGCGCCGACGGCGAACGGGAGGTCGACTCGATCGTCAGCGTCGTCGAGGAGGTCATCGCCAACCGGTTCTTCGAGGCGATCCGGACCCAGCCCGGCATCCCGGTCGGGACCTACACGCGGACGAGCGAGTGGCTGTTCACGATGGACGAGGACGAGGAGACGTCCTGATCTCCCGGGACACGCGCCACGATCGATCCCTCGAACTGGGGTTATAGCTTCCTGGCGATGCGCTCCATGGCGAGAACGAGCCTGTAGAAGAGATACAGGAACAGGAGGGAAACGACGAGCGACGCGACGCCGCCGAGCAGTTGGATCACTACGGTGACCGGAATCCCGAAGAGGAGGGCCCCGACCAGACTGCCGACGCCGATCGTCAACAGCCCGAGACCGAGCACGATAGCGTACGCGACGAGACCGCTCTCTGGCGGGTGGGCACTGGACATACGTTCGCTACCGATGATAGTGACAAAATCGTTCGGATGACGGTCGGCAGGCCGTCTCCCCTCGCCGGCGCGATCCGATCGATGGCCGGGGGAGTCGTCGACGGCGACAGGACAGTACTTTTGCTCGCGGACGCCCAATCCTCGGGTATGGAGATCGCGTCGGAACGGAGCAAACCCCGGGTCGAGGAGTACATGACGCGCGACGTGGCGACGGTTTCGCCCGACGCGACCGTCGGGGCGGTCGCAAAGCGGATCGCCGAGAGCGACAAGCACAGCGGATTCCCGGTCTGTGAACGCCGTCGGGTCGAAGGGTTCGTCAGTTCCCGGGACCTGTTGCTCGCCGACGACGGCGACCCGATCTTCAAGGTGATGACGACCGATCTGCTCGTCGCCCACCCCGAGATGAAGGTGACCGACGCGGCCCGGGTCATCCTCCGATCGGGGATCCAGAAACTCCCGGTCGTCGACGACGCGGGGAACCTCGTCGGCATCATCTCGAACGCGGACGTGATCCGGAGCCAGATCGAGCGGGCGACCCCCGAGAAGGTCGGGAAACTGATGCGGACGCTCGAGCAGATCCACGACGTCACGCTCAGCCAGGAACGCCGCACCGTTCCGCTCGACGAACTCACTCCCACCCAGGGCCGGGTCTACGCCGACGAACTCGAGGGGCGACGGTACGAACTGGAGCACGGCCTCGCCGAACCCCTCGTCGTGATCGACAACGCCGGGACGCTCCTGCTGGCCGACGGCCACCACCGCGTGCTCGCGGCGGACCGACTGGAGATCGACGAGATGGACGCCTACGTCATCGTCGTCGACTACGAGGTCGATCTCGGGATGGCCAAGACGGCCGAGAAGGAGAACCTCGAACGGATCGACGACATCGAGGTCGTCGACTACGCTCGCCACCCACTGGTCCAGACGACCAAACGGCTCCAGTCCGGGGAGTAGGACCTCCTCTCCGTTTCGATCCGTCGCTTCGCATAGCCAGGTCGGGTTCGTCCCGGCGACTGTCGCCCCGCATGACTACTGGTGAGGGTTATCCGTACCGGGCGAGTATCCCTCGTCAATGACCGACGCTGGAGCGACTGCCGATCGCGTCCTGATCGCCGGCGGGACCGGCGACACTGGCACCGAACTGCTGTCCGTCCTCCGCCCGACCGACCTCACCGTCCGTGCGACCTGCCGGTCGTACGCCGACGTGGACACCCTGGATCGCCTCGGTGCGGACGAGGTCGTCGTGGCGGACTTCTTCGACCCCGCGGACGCCGTCACCGCCGTCGAGGACTGTGACACCGTCTACTGCGCACTGGGGACCGCACCGAGTTACCGGCACACGATCGGGGGCAAACTCGTCGATCGAACCGGCGTACTCAACCTCCTGACGGCGGCGGTGGCCGAAGACGTTTCCCACGTCGTCCACACCAGTGCGATCGGGGTCGGCAACTCGAAGGCCGGACTGTCACTCCCCGCCCGACTCCTCATCCGCGGATCGCTGAAGGCGAAACAGGACGCCGAGATGGCGATCCGGCGCTCGGGGCTGGACTACACGATCGTTCGTCCCGGGAAACTGACGGACGCACCGCCGACCGGCGACCTGCTGGTCGGCGAGGGCGGCGACTCGGTGTCGGGATCGATCGCACGGACCGATCTCGCACGGGTGCTCGCCGCGGCGCCGTTCACCCCGGACGCGCGGAATCGAACGTTCGAGGTCGTCAGCCGGGACGGACTCGAGGGGACGCCGTCGAATCTCGTCGACGTCGACTGGGCGTTCGATCGGGTGCAGGCCGATAGCGATCGGATGCGCCTCTGAGGACGCCGGCCAGCGTCGTGGGGCGTGCCAGCAGGTCCCGGAATCCTTAATGCTCGGCCCGGCAAAAATTGCGATTATGTACGACGACGAGGACCTCGAATCGATCCGGGAGGCCACGGAGGAGTGGGAAGAAGAGACGCTCGATCCCGTGCTGGAGCGTCACGGGGAGCGCCAGGATCGATTCGCGACGGTCTCGAACCTCGAAGTGGATCGGCTCTACACGCCCGACGACGTCGCCGACCTCGACTACCTCGAGGATCTCGGCTTTCCGGGCGAAGAGCCCTACACCCGGGGTCCGTACCCGACGATGTACCGCGGGCGGACGTGGACGATGCGCCAGTTCGCCGGCTTCGGGACCGCAGAGGAGACCAACGAGCGCTTCCACTACCTGATCGACGAGGGTCAGACCGGGCTCTCGACGGCGTTCGACATGCCGACGCTGATGGGACTGGACTCCGACGACCCGATGAGTCAGGGCGAGGTCGGCAAGGAGGGCGTCGCCGTCGACACGCTCCGGGACATGGAGATCCTCTTCGACGGGATCGATCTCGAGGAGATCTCGACGAGTTTCACGATCAACCCGTCCGCACCGGTGATCTACGCGATGTACGTCGCGCTGGCGGACCAGCAGGGCGTCCCGCGCGAGAAGATCCGGGGCACCCTCCAGAACGACATGTTCAAGGAGTTCATCGCACAGAAGGAGTGGGTGATTCCTCCGGAGCCCTCGCTCGATCTCGTCACGGACGTCGTCGAGTTCAGCACCGAGGAGACGCCGAAGTTCCACCCCATCTCCGTCTCGGGCTATCACATCCGCGAGGCGGGGTCGACCGCCGTCCAGGAACTCGCGTTCACGCTCGCCGACGGCTTCGGCTACGTGGAGGACGCGATCGATCGCGGCCTGGACGTCGACGAGTTCGCCCCGCGGCTCTCCTTTTTCTTCAACTGTCACAACTCCTTCTTCGAGGAGATCGCCAAGTACCGGGCGGCCCGGCGGATCTACGCCCGCGTGATGGACGACTGGTACGGTGCTGAGAAGGCCGAGTCGAAGCGCCTCAAGTTCCACACCCAGACTGCGGGCCAGTCGCTGACCGCCCAGCAGCCGCTGAACAACGTCGTCCGGGTGACGATCCAGGCGCTGGCCGGCGTCCTCGGCGGTACCCAGTCGCTTCACACCAACAGCTTCGACGAGGCGCTCGCCTTGCCCTCCGAGAAGGCGGTCCGGGTCGCGCTGCGAACCCAGCAGATCATCGCCGACGAGTCCGGCGTCGCGGACATCGTCGACCCTATGGGCGGGAGTTTCGCCGTCGAGGCGCTCACCGACGAGACCGAACAGCGAACGATGCGCTACCTCGAGGAGATCCGCGACATGGGCGACGGCTCGGTCCGTGACGGCATCCTGCAGGGCATCGACGACGGCTACTTCCTCCGCGAGATCCAGGAGGCCTCCTACGAGTACCAGGAACGCGTCGAGCGCGAGGAGGAGGTCGTCGTCGGGGTCAACAAGTACACGCTCGAGGAGGACACCAGTCCCGACATCCTCCAGATCGACGAGACCACGGAGGAACGCCAGCTCGCCCGCCTCGAGGACGTCAAGGCCGATCGGGACGACGACGCCGTCGAAGACGCGCTCGACGAACTTCAGGCGGCGATCGATCGCGGCGAGAACACGATGCCGTACATCGTCGACGCCGTCAAGGCGTACGCGACGATGGGCGAGATCATGCAGGTGTTCGAGGACGCACACGGCGCCTACAGCGAGGAGATCGGACTGGCCTGAGCGCCCGCCGTCCATCGCGAACGCACGATCGAATCGGTTCGCATTCGTCGGGTCGGAAAACTGCGGGACGAGACGCCGATCGGGGTAACGTTTATCCCGTTCATGTGCGATGGTCTCGGTATCCATGAGCGACGAATCCGGCGACGGAACGGAGGTCGAACTCGAGGCACGACTCGAGGAGCAGGATCGGTTCGAGCCTCCCGAGTCGTTCGTCGAGGGGGCGAACGTCACCGACGAGGCGATTTACGAGGAGTTCGAGGAGAACTGGCCGGAGTGCTGGGAACGAGCAGCCGACCTGCTCTCGTGGGACGAGGCGCACGACACCGTTCTCGAGGACGGCGACGCGCCGTTCTACGAGTGGTTCACCGGCGGCGAACTCAACGCGTCGTACAACTGCCTCGATCGCCACGTCGAGGACGGACGGAAGAATCAGGCGGCGATCAAGTGGGAGGGCGAACTCGGCGAGACCCGAACGTACACCTACGGCGACCTGCTGAACGAGGTCGAGGCCTTCGCGGCGGCGCTTCGTGAGCTCGGCGTCGAGGAGGACGACGTCGTCACGTTGTACATGCCGATGATCCCGGAGTTGCCGATCGCGATGCTGGCCTGTGCCCGCATCGGCGCACCGCACTCGGTCGTCTTCGCCGGCTTCTCGGCGGACGCGCTCGCCACGCGGATGAACTCGGCCGACAGCGAGTACCTCGTCACCTGCGACGGCTACTACCGCCGCGGCGACGCGCTCAACCACAAGGAGAAAGCCGACAAGGGGCTGCGCGGGGTGGACCACGACGTCCAGACGGTCGTCGTCGATCGACTCGGAGACGAACTCACGCACTTCCTCGGGAACGACGCCCACGACTACGACGACCTGGTCGACGCCCACGAGGGAGCGACGGTCGAGCCGGTCTCGCGGGACGCCGAGGACATGCTGTTCCTGATGTACACCTCGGGAACGACCGGCGAACCGAAGGGCGTCAAACACACGACCGGTGGCTACCTCTCGTACGCGGCGTGGACCTCCCACGCCGTCCTGGACGTGAAGCCGGAGGATACCTACTGGTGTGCGGCCGACATCGGCTGGATCACGGGCCACTCCTACATCGTCTACGGCCCGCTCGCCCTCGGAACGACGACCATGATGTACGAGGGGACCCCCGACTATCCCGAGCGCGATCGCCTCTGGGAACTGATCGAGAAGAACCGGGTGGACATCTTCTACACTGCCCCCACCGCCATCCGCTCGTTCATGAAGTGGGGCGAGGAGTATCCCGCAGGGCACGACCTCTCGAGCCTTCGCCTGCTCGGCACCGTCGGGGAGCCCATCAACCCGCGCGCCTGGAAGTGGTACTACAAGCACATCGGCGGTGAGGAGTGCCCGATCGTCGACACCTGGTGGCAGACCGAGACCGGGGGCATGATGATCACCACGCTGCCGGGGATCAACACCATGAAACCCGGCTCCGCGGGGCCACCCTTGCCGGGGATCGACGCGCAGGTCGTCGACGTCGAAGGAACCCCCGTCGACCCCGGCGACGCGGGCTATCTCACCGTCCAGAACCCCTGGCCGGGAATGCTCCGGACGCTGTACGACAACGACGATCGATTCCTCACGGAGTACTGGCAGGAGTACTCCGACCCGGACGCCGTCAACAGACAGTTGACGACCCCTCACTCGACGGAGTCTCGTGAGGACGCCGACGAGTGGGTCTACTTCCCCGAGGACGGTGCGACGATCGACGAGGACGGCTTCGTCACCGTGCTGGGTCGGGTCGACGACGTGATCAACGTCTCCGGCCACCGACTCGGCACGATGGAGATCGAGTCCGCGATCGTCGGGGTCCCCGGGGTCGCCGAGGCAGCCGTCGTCGGCGGGGACCACGAGGTCAAGGGGCAGGCCGTCTACGCCTACGTCATCCTCGAGGACGGACAGGAGCCGACCGACGATCTGCGCGAGCGAATCGTCGACGGCGTCGAGGACGGCATCGGGCCGATCGCCCGCCCCGAACAGGTGGTCTTCACGCCCGAACTGCCCAAGACCCGATCGGGGAAGATCATGCGCCGCCTGCTCGAGGACATCGCGAGCGGCGACGAACTCGGCGACACGTCGACGCTACGGAACCCGGGCGTCGTCGACGACATCGCAGAACAGGTCGAGACCGACTAGCGGCGTTTCGCATCCACACTGCCGACCGCGGCCGATCGCGACCCGCGCTCACTCTGCATTCTCGTCGAACCGCGACACGATGTGTAGCGCCAGTAGTCCCACTGCCAGGAGCGTTCCCACCGCGAGAACCCCGTAGAGCGCCATCGTCACGGGCGAGACCGGGACCGAGACCCCGGCGACGGCGAGCGTCTCGATGCCCGATCGAGCGGGAAGCGCGTAGCCGAGCACCGCCCCGAACGCGGCGGTGACGGCGACGAGCGCGAGTCCCAGGCCGACGACGACGCGGCGGCCCGCGAGCGACCGCATCTCGGCTTCGCCCGCAGTCCGGGACCGATCGGAATCGGGGGCTCGATCCGGCGTCATCGCTGACAGGTCAGTGCGCGTGTCAGAGCCTTTTTGTCCGGTTTCGGTGATACGGAGACCGTGAAAGAGAAGGAACTGTTCGGCCTGGTCCTGGTCGGGATCGCGCTCCTGATGGCCGTCTCGGGGTACGTCCTCATCGCCACCTGAGTACGCGAGCGGAGAGACTGGCCCGTCACTCCTGGTCGGTCGAATCGCCTTCCTCGACCCCGGCCGCCGATTCGACGCCGTCGATCGCGTCCCCGGCGTCGCCGTCGTCGACCGTCGGTGCCGAGTCGCCGCCGTCGATCACCGACGCCGACTCGCCCCGGGTCCGCGGATCGGTCTCGATCACCCGGGCCGCCAGGCCGGTCGCGATCGCGAGCACGGTGGCGATCGACAGGAGGATCGCGAACTGGAGACCCGACTGGAGCGGGTCGACCCCCCACGGGTTGAAGACTGCGAAGGTGGCGACGAAGAACAGGATGATCGCCAGCGGAATGGCGTTGACTACGAGGTCGATCGCGATTTCGGTGTCGAAGGCTCGTCGGCTCATTGGTAGTGGTACCGTTGGTGGAGTGCGCTGGAGGGTCGGTCATCCGTCCCGATACCGGCCGATCACGGCCCCCAGTACCGCGAACGCGCCGGCGACGGCGATCGCGGTTCCCCGGGTCGCCAGTCCGACGAGGGCGTCGCTACCGGCGATCGTCAGCAGGTCGGTTCCGACGGCGTACAGGAACGTGCCGCCGGCGACGAAGACGATCCCGAGCCCCGCCGCGATCGGCCACGGACTCGTCACGTGGTTCGACTCGGCGACGAAGCCGGCGACGCTGGCCACGAACAGCACGAGTCCGCCGACCGCGAGGGGGCCGAGGCCGACGAGGATGCCGACCTCGGACAGGACGAGGGAGACGGCGAGCAGGAACGGCCACGGACTCGCGGTCGTCCGATCGTCGGTCCGGGTGGTGTGATCGGCCATACGCACCCTACCACGGCCCCGCAGTTGTAACTGGTCCCGGAGATCGGCGGTGACGACAGTCACGGATCCGTGACAGAATCGGAGACGGGAGAGCGGGATCGACGGCCGTTACGCGTCGCGATCGATGACGAACTCGGTGAACTCGTGGAGTTTATCGACGGTCCCGGGATCGAAGTCGAGACCGTCGATCTCGGCACGTGCCTCGGCGGCCAGGTCGAGGGCACGCTCACGGGCACACGCGAGGCCCCCGGTGTCCTCGATGATCGAGAGGGCTTCGAGGACCTCCTCGTCGGTGTTGGTGTCGGCCTGGAGGATCTCCTGGAGGCGGCGGGCGCGCTCGGGATCGCTCTTCTCGATCGCGTGGATGACGAGGAGGGTCTTTTTCCCCTCGCGGATGTCGTTGCCGAACTCCTTGCCGAACTCGCCGGCACGGCCGAGCGAGTTCTCGACGTCCAGGATGTCGTCGCCGATCTGGAACGCGACCGCGGTCAGTTCGGCGTACCGCGCGACGGCTTCCTCCACCTCGGCCGGCTGATCGGTGATGATCGCGGCCAGTCGGGCCACGATCCGCCCCAGGCAGCCGGTCTTGCACGCACACATCTCGAGGTACTGCTCGGGTGTGACCCGGACGTCGCGTTCGTTGTGCCAGCAGATGTCCATCCCCTGGCCGAGGTGGGTCCGGTTGAGTTCGTCCATCAGCATCTCGTAGGCGGCCAGCCGGCGATCGGCCGGCAGGTTAGCCGGGTCCCGGGTCAGGATCTTCAGCGGCAGGAAGTACATCGCGTTCCCGGCGTTGAGCGCGACGTCCTCGCCGTAGAGGTGGTGCAGGGCCGGTTCCCCGCGGCGCATCGCGGCCTCGTCCTCGACGTCGTCGACGATGATCGTCCCGTTGTGGAGGATCTCGGGGATACAGGCGTAGGGCAGGTACGCCGCCGGGTCCTCGCCGAACGCGTCGATGAAGACGAGAAAGAGCACCGCGCGCCACCGTTTGCCGCCCCGATCGAGCAGTTCCCAGATCGGATCCGACAGGGCCCGCTGGAGCCCATCGGGATCGTACTCGTACGTCGCCTCGCCGAAGAACGACTCGAGATAGTCGACGTCGATCTCGCGTGGAATGAGGTCGGCGATGGCCTCGTCGATAGCTGGCCGCCACTTCGCAAGCGTCTCCCGCATACACCCTCAGAGAGGGAGCGGCCTCAAAAAGATTCAGTTCTTCGTGGACAACACTGATTGGATTTATTACTATTCCGGAACCCTTAATCGGGCGGCAAGGTGACGCGGGAACATGGCAGACGAAGCCGAACTTCGCGAGCAACTCGTCGACGCGTTCGAGGGCGCGGACTACCCCGTCAGCAACCAGATGGATCTCGTACCGGCACTGCCGAACGGGCCGGCGACCTCCTTCGAATCCGGCGATCTCAGCTTCACCGCGATGGAACTGGGCACCAAGGCCTCCGGCCAGCAGGAGTTTCCCTACGACGACGTCGACTCGCTCGTCGACGACATCATCGCCGGACTGAAAGACGAAGGCGAACTGTAGGGTTGCGATCCGTTCACGGTCTCCGCATCGGCCGCGGCCCGCGACGGGTCAGGACCTGCGACTCCGGATAGTTCGAAAACCGTAATGTTGTTTTCATGACAACCGCCGACGACCAGGGCCGGCACCGTTCTCGACCGATCGGCGTCCCGTCGTCGATTGCGTCTCGATCCCGAACAGTTACCCGCTCGTGGGTCCTCGCCACTCGCATGACGACCTGGATCGGTGACGTCTTCACCAGTGACGTCGGCTGGACGCACCTCGAGCGACTGGTCGATATCGGCAACCGGATGGCCGGCAGCGACGGCGAACGCGAGGCCGCGGAACTGACCCGCGACGCGCTCGCCGAGGCCGGCGCGCGAAACGCCCGACTTGACACCTTCGACGTTCAGGGCTGGACGCGCGGCGACAGCACGATCGCGGCCGGCGAGGAGAACCTCGACTGCATCGCGCTTCCCCGCAGTCCCGCCGACGCCATCGCGGCACCGCTCGTCGACCTCGGCTACGGCCTGCCGGAGGACTTCGAGTCGGCGGACGTCGAGGACGCCGTCGTGATGGTCCGCAGTGACATCCCGGACTACTACGATCGGTACGTCCACCGCCGGGAGAAGTACTACCACGCGGTCGAGAACGGG is a window from the Halosolutus amylolyticus genome containing:
- a CDS encoding NAD(P)H-binding protein, which encodes MTDAGATADRVLIAGGTGDTGTELLSVLRPTDLTVRATCRSYADVDTLDRLGADEVVVADFFDPADAVTAVEDCDTVYCALGTAPSYRHTIGGKLVDRTGVLNLLTAAVAEDVSHVVHTSAIGVGNSKAGLSLPARLLIRGSLKAKQDAEMAIRRSGLDYTIVRPGKLTDAPPTGDLLVGEGGDSVSGSIARTDLARVLAAAPFTPDARNRTFEVVSRDGLEGTPSNLVDVDWAFDRVQADSDRMRL
- a CDS encoding CBS pair associated ParBc domain-containing protein, whose protein sequence is MEIASERSKPRVEEYMTRDVATVSPDATVGAVAKRIAESDKHSGFPVCERRRVEGFVSSRDLLLADDGDPIFKVMTTDLLVAHPEMKVTDAARVILRSGIQKLPVVDDAGNLVGIISNADVIRSQIERATPEKVGKLMRTLEQIHDVTLSQERRTVPLDELTPTQGRVYADELEGRRYELEHGLAEPLVVIDNAGTLLLADGHHRVLAADRLEIDEMDAYVIVVDYEVDLGMAKTAEKENLERIDDIEVVDYARHPLVQTTKRLQSGE
- a CDS encoding acyl-CoA mutase large subunit family protein yields the protein MYDDEDLESIREATEEWEEETLDPVLERHGERQDRFATVSNLEVDRLYTPDDVADLDYLEDLGFPGEEPYTRGPYPTMYRGRTWTMRQFAGFGTAEETNERFHYLIDEGQTGLSTAFDMPTLMGLDSDDPMSQGEVGKEGVAVDTLRDMEILFDGIDLEEISTSFTINPSAPVIYAMYVALADQQGVPREKIRGTLQNDMFKEFIAQKEWVIPPEPSLDLVTDVVEFSTEETPKFHPISVSGYHIREAGSTAVQELAFTLADGFGYVEDAIDRGLDVDEFAPRLSFFFNCHNSFFEEIAKYRAARRIYARVMDDWYGAEKAESKRLKFHTQTAGQSLTAQQPLNNVVRVTIQALAGVLGGTQSLHTNSFDEALALPSEKAVRVALRTQQIIADESGVADIVDPMGGSFAVEALTDETEQRTMRYLEEIRDMGDGSVRDGILQGIDDGYFLREIQEASYEYQERVEREEEVVVGVNKYTLEEDTSPDILQIDETTEERQLARLEDVKADRDDDAVEDALDELQAAIDRGENTMPYIVDAVKAYATMGEIMQVFEDAHGAYSEEIGLA
- the acs gene encoding acetate--CoA ligase, encoding MSDESGDGTEVELEARLEEQDRFEPPESFVEGANVTDEAIYEEFEENWPECWERAADLLSWDEAHDTVLEDGDAPFYEWFTGGELNASYNCLDRHVEDGRKNQAAIKWEGELGETRTYTYGDLLNEVEAFAAALRELGVEEDDVVTLYMPMIPELPIAMLACARIGAPHSVVFAGFSADALATRMNSADSEYLVTCDGYYRRGDALNHKEKADKGLRGVDHDVQTVVVDRLGDELTHFLGNDAHDYDDLVDAHEGATVEPVSRDAEDMLFLMYTSGTTGEPKGVKHTTGGYLSYAAWTSHAVLDVKPEDTYWCAADIGWITGHSYIVYGPLALGTTTMMYEGTPDYPERDRLWELIEKNRVDIFYTAPTAIRSFMKWGEEYPAGHDLSSLRLLGTVGEPINPRAWKWYYKHIGGEECPIVDTWWQTETGGMMITTLPGINTMKPGSAGPPLPGIDAQVVDVEGTPVDPGDAGYLTVQNPWPGMLRTLYDNDDRFLTEYWQEYSDPDAVNRQLTTPHSTESREDADEWVYFPEDGATIDEDGFVTVLGRVDDVINVSGHRLGTMEIESAIVGVPGVAEAAVVGGDHEVKGQAVYAYVILEDGQEPTDDLRERIVDGVEDGIGPIARPEQVVFTPELPKTRSGKIMRRLLEDIASGDELGDTSTLRNPGVVDDIAEQVETD
- a CDS encoding NADH-quinone oxidoreductase subunit N; this encodes MALLELPEWTALAPVLLLVGTAMALFLIDSISPRSTNRALLAGTATAGSLASLGVAAWFIAAGVGATGVESTGAIELFDGQLVVDGLALYFTMIVAIVTALVSVASYDYLQDHTYQAEYYSLVMLAATGMATMATANSLVTIFIAMELSSLPSYALVSILKDNRGSVEAGLKYFLIGALSSAIFVYGISLVYGATGSLQLDAIANVIVGGSDAVAGGIEPGSGHDVAELGGLLGLGILMLVGGFAFKTASVPFHFWAPEAYEGAPAPISAFLSSASKAAGFVIAFRVFTTAFPLEATTEVIGIEWTWAFVILAIVTMTVGNFAAATQDNVKRMLAYSSIGHAGYVLIGLAGVTADGGEVVMSAAMMHLLVYGFMNTGAFLFVALAEHWGVGRTFEDYGGLANRAPVACVALGIFMFSLAGVPPLGGFWSKYFLFTGALQVGTTAMLVVAAALVVNSALSLYYYSRLVKAVWIEEPIVERDALTQPTALYAAIVVAAVMTVVLLPAFGPVADTASEAAAAVLG
- a CDS encoding DHH family phosphoesterase; the encoded protein is MGFRLVLGCGSVGQRVVERLSDGHRLLVITEDQRTVETLRDESVPARRGDPTDRSVIADLETPGVIFVAADRTDVNRAALEHARAEFPSSSIVVYMGGNATETDRRECRALADHVVDAEAAMVDQVLAETTTTSAEAAIELRAQLQTIDGRLGVMMHDNPDPDAIASAVALVDIAASVGVDADACYYGEISHQENRAMVNLLDLDLRNLAPDDSLSEYEAFALIDHSRPGVNDQLPDDLHADIVIDHHPPRGPVPGEFVDLREYVGATSTVLTEYLDRFDVPFDSATATALLYGIRVDTNDFTREVSAADFNAASLLWPHVDTTVLRQIEQPTVEGETLETIARAIKNRDQRDSVAVASVGRIGNRDALPQAADQLLAMEGVETTLVFGFMDEMAFLSARSRAGDVDLGETLRDAFDQIGSAGGHADMAGAQLEIGILASADGEREVDSIVSVVEEVIANRFFEAIRTQPGIPVGTYTRTSEWLFTMDEDEETS